TCCGGCACAATCGTGCTTTCGGGTGAAACGTCTTCAACAAATGGCCTGCCCCTGAAGAATGCACTGCAAACCGCCTATGGCGGTGGCGAAACCGATATGTTCGTTGCCAAGCTTTCTTCTTCGGGAACGTTGCTTTACAGCACCTATCTGGGCGGCAACGGCGATGACAACGGTTTTGCGCTGAGCGAAAATTCCGGCGCGGTTTACATTGTCGGCAGCACAACATCTTCCAACCTGCCAACGACGTCGAGCGCTTTCCGCCGCACTTTTGGCGGAGAAACCGATGTCTTCGCCGCAAAAATTGTCGATGGGCCGGGCGAGTCCAGTGATACCACCGTGCCCACAGTCGCAGTCAGCACCCCCGCCAACAGTTCGGGTATCAAAGCATTGACAGCCATTAGCGGAACATCTGCCGATAATACAGGCGGCAGTGGTATCGCTCGTGTAGCAGCCTATCTGCGCCGCACCGTAAATGGAGCATATGAATACTGGGCGCTGCGAAGCGGTGTCTGGGGTTGGGGTACATCAGCCACCCCGATTCCCACCACGCTAGGATCAAACGGTGCGTGGAGCGTAAGCAATACTTCACCAGCAGGCACAACATTGCCTTCAGGTACAAGCTTGCCTTCAGGCACCTATCAAGCCTTTGCCTATGCCTACGATAAAGCAGGGAACTCCAAAATTAGCGCCGTCAACACATTCCTTGTTGATACTGTTGTCCCATCCAGCGTTGTTGTGACCACCCCCGCCAATAGTTCGGGTATCAAAGCATTGACAGCCATTAGCGGAACATCTGCCGATAATACAGGCGGCAGTGGTATCGCTCGTGTAGCAGCCTATCTGCGCCGCACCGTAAATGGAGCGTATGAATACTGGGCGCTGCGAAGCGGTGTCTGGGGTTGGGGCACATCAGCCACACCGATTCCCACCACGCTAGCATCAAGCGGTGCGTGGAGCGTAAGCAATACTTCACCAGCAGGAACGAACCTCCCTTCAGGCACCACGAATCTGCCTTCAGGCACCTATCAAGCCTTTGCCTATGCCTACGATAAAGCAGGGAATTACAAAAGTAGCGCCGTCAACACATTCCTTGTTGATACTGTTGTGCCTACCAGCGTTGTTGTGACCACTCCCGCCAATGCAGGAACGGTTGCCACCCTCTCCGCCATCAGCGGTACATCTGCTGATAATGCAGGAGGCAGCGGCTTGGGCAAAGTAGATGCTTACCTGCGCCGCACGGTCAATGGTGCGTATCAGTATTGGGCCAACCGTAGCGGTGTCTGGGGCTGGGGCACATCAGCCACCCCGATTCCCACCACGCTAGCAACAAACGGTGCATGGAGCGTAAGCAATACTTCACCAGCAGGAACGAACCTCCCTTCAGGCACCACGAATCTGCCTTCAGGCACCTATCAAGCATTTGCCTATGCCTATGACAAGGCAAACAACTCCAAACTTAGCGCTATCAACACATTCTCTGTAAAAGCGGGTGGCGCACAGGCACAGGCCGAAACCTCGCCAGTCGCGTTGTCTTCTGCTTCGGCCAAAGCCGACGGCACGATTCAGCTTGTCTTTACGGGCGCGTTGAACCGCAGTGCCCTGAACGTAGGCAACTACGCCGCAAGCCAGAACAATGCGGTTGAGATTGTCAGCGTGCAGCAGCCAGACGCAACGACAGTCGTGCTGAGCACCAACGAACTGGCCACCGGACAGCCTCTCGACGTTGCCTACAACGTGCAAGATGCCCAAGGCCGTACATTGAGCGGAACAGCGAAAATCATCGTTCGCTAGACCACTTAGCGACAAAAAGGGTACGGTCGAAATCGACCGTACCCTTTTTTGTCACTCTCACACAGCGCGTATCAATATCCCTTAGGCAACAGTACGTCTGCGGATTGATACTGATAACGCACAGCATAAAAAGCCCTCCAAAATCCTTTGGAGGGCTTTTTATGTGGCGGAGCTTTTGCGAACAACAGAGTGCTAGTTAAAACGGAACGCGCGCAGTAGCTCCGACGAACTCTTCATCGTATTGCTTACGAATCTTGGAGGCTGTTTGATCATCGGTTAGTTCAAATCGCACAACCGTGTCGCGTGCATCGGGCAGCGGAAACGTCGCTTGAGGCGGCTTGCCGAAGTTGAAGAAAATATCGTCGGGCGCGTCAAAGGTTTGAATGCCGGGATTCCAGTAGGAACACAGCGTCGCCTCGGTTCCTGTTGCAAGCACGCGCCCGTTTTGCACCCGACCACGCAACTGCGGCAACGCGATGTGCCCGATCACCGGTTCGAGAAGGTGCGCATAAAGCCGGTCGCCCTTTTGCGTGAAGCGGCCCCATTCGGGCTTTGTGCAGTCGGAAGCGCCACAGCCGTAGATGCTTTCGCCGTTGAGCGCGAGCCACTGACCGACTTCTTCCAGAATCTGCAAACCCGCCGCTGGCAAATGACCGCGTGCATTCGGCCCGATGTTAAGCGTGAGATTGCCGCCTTTGCTGACACAGTTCACCAGAGCACGCACGAGGGCCGCTGCCGACTTCCAGTCTGTGTCGTGCGGATCGAATGTCCAGCAGTTGTTGATCGTCATCCACGCTTCCCACGGAAGCGCGTCGCCCGCATGGTTGGTGACTGCCTCGCGCGGAATGTTTTGTTCGGCCTGATCAAAGTCGCCGGCGTAGTCTGGACGAGGCGATTGTTTGATGGCTTCAAATCCCATGCGGTCGTTGATAACAACATTGGGAGCGAGGCGGCGAATCTTCTTCATTAATTCGCTCGCGCCCCACTTTTCGCCGATGAAATCCCAGTAGGAGAAATCGAAAACCAGCAAATCAATCGTGCCATAGTTGCTCAGCAGTTCTTCGACCTGCCCGTGCATATATTCGAGGTAACGCGGCCACTGGCACTGCTCGTCGCGCGCCTGCGAGTCGGGGGCGTGGCGCAGCGGGTGCTGACGGTCGCCCCATGCCGGATAATCGGGGTGGTGCCAATCGACAAGCGAATAATAAAGGCCCACGCGAATACCTTCTTCGCGCAGCGCATCGACGTATTCGCGGATAATGTCGCGGCGCGCGGGCGTGTTGGTGGACTTGTAGTCGGTGAGCGCCGAATCCCAGAGGCAAAAGCCGTCGTGATGCTTAGCTGTTAACACGCAGTATTGGGCTCCCGCCAAACGCACAGCTTTGGCCCACTCGCGGGCACAACCGACGTCGGGCTGAAAAGTGTCGAAATACTGCTGGTAGTCTTCGACAGACAGGCGTTCGACCGAGCGAACCCATTCGCCGCGCCCGGCGATGCTATAAAGCCCGAAATGTAACGAAAGGCCGAAGCGAGCTTCGACGAACCACTTCATGTAGTCAGGTAAAGGAGTCTGGGTCACGATGTATTGTCTTCTTTCTCTTGAATTTTTACGTCGGCAAGTTGTCTATCAGACACAAGCGGATAAAAGTAGCTTCACGAATACTTAATGAAGTTTCCAATCAGAAAGTACGGTCGGATTCGACCGTACTTTGGGGAACGCCCCGAAGGTGCTCCATGTTTCTTCACACCGAGATGCCCTCGGCGCCAGCCACACCCCGAAGGTATTCGGCAGCCTGCCGGTATTCCTCCGCGTTGGGCAAATGCTCCAGCAGAACCGGAATATCCGAGCCGATTTTGTTGAGTTCGCGCAGAAAAGTAACGTAGTCGAGCGCTCCCAGACCGGGCCGCACTTCATCGAATTGCACCGTCACGCCTTCACCAAGCGTAATATCCTTGGCGTGGCAGCAGCGAATATGCTCACCGAGTAACCGAAAGCATTCGCGCAAAAGGGCGGCGTTGTCAAAAAACAGCGCTGGAGAATTAATCATGTTGACCGGATCGAGATGCACGCCGAAGCCACGTCGGTCGATGGCTTTGATTAATCGCAAGTAACTGGCGGGCGAGTCGGGAAAAATCCACGGCATCGGTTCCAGAGAAAACACGCTGCGTGTCGGATTTACCGCGTCGATGATTTTGCGAGTGGTTTCGACGATCATCTCAAACGTTTCGTCGGTGAGATTCGCGGGATGCGGCCCATACCAAGAAAAGGTTCCTCTCGAACCAGCGGTATTCACGCAACAAATAGCTCCGATGCGGTCGGCGAGTTCCAACCCGCGAATACACTTCTCGATAGCCCCGGCGCGCGTGTCCGGGTCGCTTGAAAGCGGGTTGCTCCACGCACCGACTTCGGCAATCACAATGTCCGCTTTTTGAGCCGCGACTTCGTAAGCTCGGACCGTGTCGTCATCCGCGTCCGGCTCGACAGGACATCGGGCGGCGCGATAACCGTTGCTTTGCAGTGCCTTTATCCAACTATCGGGACTGTCAATTGTTTCAAAAAGTGGCCCGCCTAATCGCATCTCTTTTTCCTTGTAAGTAGCTTGTGTCTCACTATTAATGCAGGGCTTAGCCTAACTTATCGCCCTGATATCGAAAAGCAAGAATAAAGTGTTTCATCGCCGTTTTTAGACGGCCTTAAGTATTGTTCTAATCCCGAGCCGCGCGAAAGAACTCCTCCCTGAAATACAACGGTATCCAGCGAACCTTATTGTTCGCTGGATACCATTGAAGGAGGACAATTTTTCAGAGGGAGAACCGGTTTGCCAGTACGCGGATGACGCTCCACTGTGGCGATACGTGTGCCGTCTTTACCGAGGACTAAAAGTGACTTGGGAATCAGCAGGGGAAGTGCCCACCGCTCTTTTCGGGCTGCTGCCATGGTCATTACAACGTGAAAGATATGCGCGGTCGTTTCCAAAGACGCCGAAGAGCCAAAACGCCGTCGGAGAGCCCGCAAGTCAAAAACGAAGCATTCCAGCAACTTACACTTGCTCGCCTCGCTCAAGCAACAACTGTCCCACACATTGGTCTTACGTTTCGTGGTGGCTATTTCATGAACTTGTCGATCTTCGCCTGGATGCTATCAGCCCATAGTTTGTAGCCCTTGCCGCTCAAGTGCAG
The sequence above is drawn from the Abditibacteriaceae bacterium genome and encodes:
- a CDS encoding sugar phosphate isomerase/epimerase family protein; protein product: MRLGGPLFETIDSPDSWIKALQSNGYRAARCPVEPDADDDTVRAYEVAAQKADIVIAEVGAWSNPLSSDPDTRAGAIEKCIRGLELADRIGAICCVNTAGSRGTFSWYGPHPANLTDETFEMIVETTRKIIDAVNPTRSVFSLEPMPWIFPDSPASYLRLIKAIDRRGFGVHLDPVNMINSPALFFDNAALLRECFRLLGEHIRCCHAKDITLGEGVTVQFDEVRPGLGALDYVTFLRELNKIGSDIPVLLEHLPNAEEYRQAAEYLRGVAGAEGISV